Proteins encoded by one window of Pseudomonas coleopterorum:
- a CDS encoding ABC transporter permease subunit: MDGIFLQQMINGLTLGSVYGLIAIGYTMVYGIIGMINFAHGDVYMISAYLAAIGLAVLSFFGLESFPFLILGTLVFTIVVTGVYGFVIERVAYKPLRNSTRLAPLISAIGISLILQNYAQISQGARQQGVPTLLEGAWRFEVGTGFVQITYTKIFILIAAFVGMGVLTYIIKFTKLGRMCRATQQDRKMASILGINTDRVISYVFIIGAAMAALAGVLITMNYGTFDFYAGFIIGIKAFTAAVLGGIGSLPGAMLGGLILGVAESQFSGLINSDYKDVFSFGLLVLILIFRPQGLLGRPLVAKV, from the coding sequence ATGGACGGTATCTTCCTGCAACAAATGATCAACGGACTGACCCTCGGGTCGGTGTACGGCTTGATCGCCATTGGCTACACCATGGTCTACGGCATCATCGGCATGATCAACTTCGCCCACGGCGACGTGTACATGATCAGCGCCTACCTGGCGGCCATCGGCCTGGCCGTGCTGTCGTTCTTCGGCCTCGAATCCTTTCCGTTCCTGATTCTCGGTACGCTGGTGTTCACCATCGTGGTGACCGGTGTGTACGGTTTCGTGATCGAGCGCGTGGCCTACAAGCCGCTGCGCAACTCGACCCGCCTGGCGCCGCTGATCAGCGCCATCGGTATATCGCTGATCCTGCAGAACTATGCGCAGATCAGCCAAGGGGCTCGTCAACAAGGCGTACCGACGCTGCTCGAAGGCGCCTGGCGCTTCGAAGTGGGCACCGGTTTCGTACAGATCACCTACACCAAGATCTTCATCCTCATCGCCGCCTTCGTGGGCATGGGCGTGCTGACCTACATCATCAAGTTCACCAAGCTGGGGCGCATGTGCCGCGCGACCCAGCAGGACCGCAAGATGGCCTCCATCCTGGGCATCAACACCGACCGGGTGATCTCCTACGTGTTCATCATCGGCGCTGCCATGGCGGCCCTGGCCGGGGTGTTGATCACCATGAACTACGGCACGTTCGACTTCTATGCCGGCTTCATCATCGGCATCAAGGCGTTCACTGCAGCGGTACTGGGCGGCATCGGCTCGTTGCCCGGTGCGATGCTCGGTGGCCTGATCCTGGGGGTTGCCGAATCGCAGTTCTCCGGTTTGATCAACTCCGACTACAAGGATGTGTTCAGTTTCGGCCTGCTGGTGCTGATCCTGATCTTCCGTCCCCAAGGCCTGCTGGGTCGCCCACTCGTGGCGAAGGTATAA
- the livM gene encoding high-affinity branched-chain amino acid ABC transporter permease LivM, with protein MSAPTAKPVDIKKSLVDMVIAGLLALIVFGPIVGIVLDGYSFNLQPARVAWLVAAVMAGRFLLSLFLQTPRGLAISQSFESSGSGVHVLPPDYKSRLRFIIPALIVIAIVFPIFANKYILTVVILGLIYVLLGLGLNIVVGLAGLLDLGYVAFYAIGAYGLALGYQYLGLGFWSALPLAAIAAALAGCILGFPVLRMHGDYLAIVTLGFGEIIRLVLNNWLSFTGGPNGVPVPSPTFFGLEFGRRARDGGVPIHEYFGFEYNPDLKFVFIYAVLFLVVLAVLYIKHRLTRMPVGRAWEALREDEIACRSMGLNHVLVKLSAFTIGASTAGLAGVFFASYQGFVNPTSFTFFESALILAIVVLGGMGSTVGVVIAAFVLTVAPELLRSFSEYRVLLFGVLMVLMMIWRPRGLIRISRTGIKPVKGALIDAKRTTP; from the coding sequence ATGTCCGCACCTACTGCCAAACCTGTCGATATCAAGAAAAGCCTGGTCGACATGGTCATTGCCGGCTTGCTGGCGCTGATCGTGTTCGGACCCATCGTCGGCATCGTGCTCGACGGCTACAGCTTCAACCTGCAACCGGCGCGCGTGGCGTGGCTGGTGGCGGCGGTGATGGCCGGGCGCTTCCTGCTCAGTCTGTTCCTGCAGACGCCTCGGGGGCTGGCCATCTCCCAGAGCTTCGAGAGCTCGGGCTCCGGTGTGCACGTGCTGCCGCCGGACTACAAGTCGCGGCTGCGCTTCATCATTCCGGCGCTGATCGTGATTGCCATCGTGTTCCCGATCTTCGCCAACAAGTACATCCTCACCGTGGTCATTCTCGGGCTGATCTATGTATTGCTCGGCCTGGGCCTGAACATCGTGGTCGGCCTGGCCGGTCTGCTCGACCTGGGCTACGTGGCGTTCTACGCCATTGGCGCCTACGGCCTGGCGCTGGGCTACCAGTACCTGGGGCTGGGCTTCTGGTCGGCGCTGCCGCTGGCCGCGATCGCCGCGGCGCTGGCGGGGTGCATTCTGGGGTTCCCGGTGTTGCGCATGCACGGGGATTACCTGGCCATCGTGACCCTGGGCTTCGGCGAGATCATTCGCCTGGTGCTCAACAACTGGTTGTCGTTCACCGGCGGGCCGAACGGCGTTCCGGTGCCGTCGCCCACCTTCTTCGGTCTGGAGTTCGGCCGTCGCGCCCGTGACGGCGGGGTGCCGATCCATGAGTACTTCGGTTTCGAATACAACCCCGACCTGAAATTCGTGTTCATCTACGCCGTGCTGTTCCTGGTGGTGCTGGCCGTTCTGTACATCAAGCATCGGCTCACGCGCATGCCGGTAGGGCGTGCCTGGGAAGCGCTGCGCGAAGACGAGATCGCCTGCCGCTCGATGGGCCTGAACCACGTGCTGGTCAAGCTTTCGGCGTTCACCATCGGGGCATCCACCGCAGGTCTGGCCGGGGTGTTCTTCGCCAGTTATCAGGGCTTCGTCAACCCCACCTCGTTCACCTTCTTCGAGTCGGCGTTGATCCTGGCCATCGTGGTGCTCGGCGGCATGGGCTCGACCGTTGGCGTGGTGATTGCCGCGTTCGTGCTGACCGTGGCGCCGGAGTTGCTGCGCAGTTTCTCCGAGTACCGGGTATTGCTGTTTGGCGTATTGATGGTGCTGATGATGATCTGGCGGCCACGGGGTTTGATCCGTATCAGCCGTACCGGCATCAAGCCGGTGAAAGGTGCATTGATCGATGCCAAAAGGACTACGCCATGA